A segment of the Neochlamydia sp. S13 genome:
TGGATGCTTTAAATCCTATGGGCTGGGCTTTGCTTTATCCATCGTGTTGACTTTAGCCGCCTATATAATTGTCCAGGAACATTTATTTACCGGTAAGGTTTTAGTTGCTGCTCTAGTTAGCTTAGGGATCATGCAAGCTTTAATTCAGCTTTTATTTTTTCTTCATCTTAAAGAAGAAGATAAGCCCCGCTGGAACCTAGTGGCTTTAACTTTTATGATAGCTGTGATTGCCATTTTAGTAGTCGGCTCTCTATGGATTATGAATGATTTAGATGAAAGGCTGATGTCTATGCAAGAGATGTTTCACCCCAGCGAATAGGAAATATTGCTACCCTCTCAAGGATTAAATCATAAGGCTATTTAAGACGATGATCATTAAAACTTATTATATGTTGACTAAACCTGGCATCATAGCAGGTAATGCGGTAACAACTTTTGGCGGCTTTATGCTTGCTTCAAAAGGGCCTTTTAACTTCTGGTTGTTTTGTTTGACTCTGCTGGGTCTATCTTTAGTGATAGCCTCGGCATGCGTATTTAACAACTATATGGATCGAGAGATAGATAAGAAAATGGCGAGGACTAAAGATCGAGCGCTTGTTAAGGGTCTGGTCTCTGAAAAAAACGCGCTCATATATGGTACTTTTCTGGGTTTGTTAGGAATGGGCGTGTTAGCTTTGTATGCTAATTTTTTGACAGCTATGATAGCTCTAGCAGGTTTTTTATTTTATGTCGTCGTATATGGCCTATGGAAATATAGATCTTCTTATGGCACGGTGATAGGAAGCCTAGCAGGAGGCGTCCCTCCCGTGGTGGGTTATTGCGCGGCCAGCAATCAATTAGACTTAGGTGCTTTCCTCCTATTTACCATTATGGTCCTATGGCAAATGCCCCATTTCTTTGCAATTACCCTCTATCGCCTAGAGGATTATGCTGCCGCCTCCATTCCAGTTTTACCGCTTGAAAAGGGTATATACGCAACCAAAATACAAATGTGGCTATATATCATGGCTTTTATCGTGGCGACTGTGATGTTAACGTTCATGGGGTATACTGGCTATGCCTATTTGACTGTGGCTGTTCTGATGGGGTTAATGTGGTATGTGTTATGTTTAAAAGGTTTTAAAAGTGATAATGACAAGCAATGGGCCCGCCAAATGTTTTTATTTTCTATCGTAGTGATTATGGTCGAATGTTTCATGATGGCTATCGATAGGGTTTAAGAGAAATCGATGGCTGGCTAATCAGCCTAATGCCCCTGGTTGGCTGTCTTGTAAAAGAGTTTAAGAATCAAGATAACAATTTCCACAGCATTTTTCGCTAGCAAATAGCAAGGATAGATAGACAGTACTAACAGCAACTAAGATTTTATTTTAAGGTCCATGCCTAAAAAACTATAAAAGAATCCATTAATGTTAAAAGACAAAGAAATAGCTAAAAAAAATTCATCTTCGATTTTATGTTTATCTCCTTGCTTTTTTAAAGGTGTAGATTATTAAACCTTTTTCATCAGCCTATTCAAAGCTTTCTAGAGAGTTAATAACTATTTCTCACTAATTTTACTAAAGTCTAGCAATTGAGAGAACATGTCAAAAACGCGCTGCAGCAAAGCTATACGGTTGTCTCGCAATTTTAGATCATCCGCCAAGATTTTAACTTCATCAAAAAGCTGGGCTAAAGCTGGTTGGATATCTGCAATTAATTCGTAAGCTTTATCATAATCATGCGAGGTAATTGCCTGAGTGAGTTGTATTTGCTTTTGGTCTAGTAAAGCATTCAAGTTTTTCTCAGCATTTTCTTTAAGTGATTCTTTTGAAAAAGCTGTACTTGGGATGTTTGCTAACTGACCTTTAGCTCTTTTATAGACTTCAAAGAGAAGAGGGAACTTTTTGTTTGTTTGTCTGAAATGATGAAGGGATTTAGCTTTGCAAAAAGTATCGTAGATATCACTAAAGTTAGAAGAAAGAGAAGCTTCAATTTCATCTTTAAAAAGTTCATATTCTTGGAAAACTGATTTAATACGATTGGTAATAAAAGCTTCTATCTCTTGTAATAAATGCTCTTTATCTTTTATTAGAGCTTCAGGGAAATGATTTAAACATTGCCGGAAGACCTCCATTAAGGGTAAGCGGTAGCGCCCATTAATAAGCATTTTAATCACGCCGAGAGCCTGGCGCCTTAGCGCATAAGGATCACTAGAAGAGGTAGGCTTAAGATTTACACAGTAGCAACCAATTAAATTATCGATTTTGTCAGCAAGGCTTACTAAGGTGCCTGTAAGGGTTTGGGGTAAAGGAGCATGTTCTCCTCGCGGCATCCAATGTTCATCCAGGGCTTCGGCTACCTCGGGATCCTCGCCTGAAGCTAGCGCATAATATTTTCCTATCGTACCTTGTAGGTTAGGAAATTCATAAACCATTTCTGAGGCTAAATCGGCTTTACATAACCAAGCAGCTCGTTTAGCTTTTTCCAAGCTGCCTCTGTTAAGCAATTTTTGTAGAATTTCTACATGGGAAACAATTCGTTTAACCTTATCCCATACGCTCCCTAAGTGGGCTTGGAAAGTCACTTGTTTAAGCTTCTCATTGTAAAAATCTAATGAGACTTTCAAGCCTTGCTCATATAAAAAAGCTCCATCAGAGAGCCTAGCTGATAAGACACGCTCATTACCGGCCCGTATGTAATCCGAAGGATTGTTGTCAGCGGTGATAATAAAGATGTTTTGCAGTTGACCGTGAGCATCGGCAACAGGAAAATATTTTTGATGTTCCACCATCTCAGAAATTAACACTTCTTTAGGAACATTAAGAAAAGAGGCATTGAAGTAGGCATAAGTTACTTGGGGCCACTCCACCAAGTTCAAGACTTGCGGGATGACAGCCTCTCGGCAGATAATCTTTGCTTGTAAGGACTGTTCTAGCTTATTTAGGGCAGTAATGATAGTATGTTCTCTTTCCGCCATGTCTACCATCACCTGATGTTTCTTTAAAATTTCCACATACTCTTGGGCTTTATCAAGAGCAAAAGCCCCCGGGCACAGCTGACGATGCCCAAAGGATTTTCGACCGGCCTGAATATTGCCTACGCTAAAGGGAATGATGTGAGTGCCATGAAGGCAGGTGATCCAGCGCAGAGGACGTGCGTAAGAAATTTCAAGAGAACCCCAGCGCATTTTTTTAGGAAAATCGAGACTTAAAATGAGATTGGGTAAGTTTTTAGCTAAGATTTGTGTTGTCGGTATTCCTGGTGTTTCCATAGAGGCAAATAGATAATCGATTCCTTTGATTTGCTGAATGCGCACGGAGCCGCAGGGAGCTTCACGGATAGTAGCCAAGGAAATAGGGGGAATGCCAAGAGAGCGAAAGAAACCTTCACCCGCTGGTTTTAATTGCCCATCAATGCTATAGGCTTGTTCTAAAGAGGGCCCTTTTTTTTCTAGGATTTGGGGGGGCTTAAGATAAGGAAGATCTTCAACATACAAGGTCAGGCGACGAGGAGTCCCATAAGTTTTAATATCTCCGTGAGCGATACCTTCTTTATTTAAAAAAGCTTTAAATGTTTTCTCTAAATTTTGACAGCCTAAGCTGACAAATGAAGCGGGGAGCTCTTCGGAGCCAATTTCTAAAAGAAAAGTCTCTTTTTTATTAGGATCAAACATCTCGATTTCTTCTTCTTTAGAAAGAGTAGGAGCTATAATCTCTTCATTTCCGGATAGAGGCGCAGAGTTGAATTTGCCTAGTAACGGGTAGTTAAGCTGTTCGCGGCTCTTTGTATAACTTTCTGCAATTTGCTTAGTAAGATTACGTATACGTGCAATATAACCTGTTCGCTCAGTAACAGAAATGGCGCCACGTGCATCCAGAATATTAAAAGCATGCGAAGCTTTCATGACAAAATCATAGGCGGGCAGCGGCAAGCTTGCAGCCATTAATGCTTGAGCCTCTTTTTCAAAATCATTAAAGTGTCGAAACCACATTTCGGTTGAAGCATTTTCGAAATTATAATGGCTCCATTCGACTTCATTACGGTGATAAATATCTTTATAGGTAATCTCTTCATTCCATTGTAAATCAAAGATGTTATTGACTTTTTGTAGATACATGGCCAAACGTTCAATGCCATAGGTAATCTCACCGGTGATAGGCTTTAAATTGAGGCCTCCTACGCATTGAAAATAAGTAAATTGGGTAACTTCCATCCCATCCATCCAGACTTCCCATCCTAATCCCCAAGCTCCAAGTGTAGGGGCCTCCCAATCATCATGAACAAAGCGGATATCATGCTCACTCAGGTTAAAGCCAATAGCTTCTAAGGATTTTAGATAAAGATCCTGAATATGCGAGGGTGAGGGCTTGAGAATCACCTGGTATTGAAAATAGTGTTGAAGCCGGTTGGGATTGGTTCCATAACGTCCATCTGCAGGGCGGCGTGAGGGCTCAATGTAAGCTGCACGATAAGGCTCGGGACCCAGGCAGCGTAGAAAGGTGGCAGGGTTAAAGGTCCCTGCTCCTACTTCAAGATCATATCCTTGATGGATAATACACCCTTGCTGTTCCCAAAAAAGCGAGAGACGTCTTAAAACTTCCTGAAAGGTAATCATGTAGATACTCATTTTTTATGAAAGGCATGATGTTATCTTATTTAAGAAAAATAACGCTACATTTTCATCACCTTCACTTCTCTCCTATTCCTTTCCCTTTTATTTTTTATTATATAGCCCAAAAGTTCTCTACTTGCGCTTTTCATTTTTTAAATAGCTTAAACTGAACCATCTCTAGCTAGGAAATCATAAAAATCTAAGGGAAAACCCTCTAACTATTCAATAAATAGCTCTCTACGTCTTTAGATGGATGTATAACTTTTTTATCCTTACCAGAGAAAATGGCCTTTAATAAAGAATATAAGAGGTAAGGCAGCTTGCCTTACCCTAATGAGCAAGTCTTAAGCAGGCTTTACAGATCTTTAGTAGGCTTGTTTTTCTAACATCATCTAAAATAATTAGTAAGGAATTAACTAGTAGTTATTTAATACATATGGTATGCTGCACTATAAATAAAATTATTGATTGAGAAAATAATGACAAATTTTTGTGACCTAACCTATTCAGAACTTGTAGATTGGCTAGAAACTTATGAGGAAAAAAAGTTTCATGCACGCCAGCTTTTTGAATGGGTGTATAAAAAATCGATCCTGGATTGGGATTTGATGTCTAACCTGAGTAAGCCTCTGCGTGAAAAGCTAAAAAAAGGCTTGTTGCTGCCTACCTTGCAATTGGTAAAAGTTACCCCTTCCACAGACTTAGAAACTTATAAATTTCTCTGGAAGTTAAGGGATGGTAATCTGGTCGAATCTGTACTGATTTGCTCTGGTGATCGTCGTACAGTTTGTGTTTCCTCGCAAGTAGGATGTCCTGCTAACTGCGCCTTTTGCGCTTCAGGAAAACAAGGTTTTTTTCGTAATCTCCGACCTGGGGAAATTGTAGAGCAGATCGTGCAAATTAACCATTGGTTAAAGCAAAAAGAAGAACGTGTTTGTCATGTGGTTTACATGGGAATGGGTGAGCCCCTTAAAAACTATGAGGCCGTGATGAAATCCATTCATTTGATCATTGATGAGGAAACTCTTAACATCTCTCAAAGAAGAATTACAGTCTCTACGGTAGGAATTGTGGATGGAATCAAGCGTTTAAGCACAGAAAATCTTAAAGTTAATTTGGTTCTTTCTCTTCATGCTCCTAATCAAAATATTCGCAAAAAAATTATTCCGTATGCACGCAAATATCCTTTAGAAGATATTTTAGCTGCTATGGATGAATATAGCATGAAAACGAAGCGCGATATTACCTATGAATATACTCTGATTGCGGGCATCAATGATCATCCTGATCATGCGCATGAATTGGCTCATCTATTAAAAGGCAAACAATGTACAGTTAATTTAATTCCCTATAATCCTATTCCAAATGTGAGGCTGCAGAGGCCTGATAGAAAAGCGATTAAAGAATTTAGAAGCGTTTTGTTTGGATGCAAGATCGTTAACACTTGCCGTTACACCAAAGGTGATGACATTGCAGCAGCCTGTGGGCAATTGGCAATGCAGCAGCAAAATTTACAAAAGCCTGCCTTAGCGATGATGCCAGAGTAAACATAAGTGATCTACTTTTTAATCAATTGAGGGGAATGCCTTACGCAACTGCTAATCGAGAAGTACGCTTTCAGCACTCTTGCTAAAAAAAAGCTTAAGTAGTAGGTTTTTAATGATGAAGCCCACCTATGAAGATCTTTTCATACTTGTCCAGCATCAGAGCCAAATGGTTTTTGAGCAGGAGCAGACGATTAAGCGCCTTGAAAAGCGCATTCTAGAGCTTGAAAAAATGCTAAATCTTCCTCCAATCAATAGCTCTAAAGAGCCCAGCTCTGAGCGAAAGAAAAATCGTCACTCTCCTAAAAGGGGAGCTAAGCCTTAAGCATAAAGGCTATTCACAACTATTACTCTCTAAAGAATAAGTCAAAGCTACCCTTCTCTCATTTTTGCCTATCGGCCAGTCTTGTGGATCCAGTTAAACCAGAAATTACTCCATGAATCTCTAGCAGGATCGTATGGAAAAAAATAACAAGAAAAAATTGTTAAACTTTTAAGAAATTGGCTTAACAAGCGGTTGATGGATAAAATAGGCAGTGGTAGGATCTAACTACCTGGCAGTAAAGCTTTTTAGGGAGGACCTATTTAAGCTTTCTCTTCCTAGACGGCTACATTTAAAAGGGAGGAAAAGCTTTAAAGAAAAGATTTTTTTCTGGCCTTCTAGGGAGGAAGAGAAAAGCGTTTTTATTTATTAGGTTGCTTAAGATAAGAAGCTCCCTTTAAAATTATGCTCTGAAATAAAAGGTATTTATGTCTTTTGATCTCAAAAAACTCGATCTTTTTCCTACCCAGCCTGGCGTTTACTTGATGAAGGGGGAGCAAAATGAGATTCTTTACGTAGGCAAAGCTAACAATTTGCGTCAACGGGTCAAGCAATATTTTGCTGCAGGTAGAGATGGGCGTATAATGGTCCCTTTTTTAATTGCAAAGGTTGAGGAGATTGATACGATTATTGTTAATTCAGAAAAAGAAGCTTTGTTACTAGAAAATAATCTGATTAAGCAATACCAGCCTAGGTATAATGCTTTACTCAAAGATGATAAAAGTTATATTGCTTTAAAAATTAACAATCGACATCCCTGGCCTATGGTCAGTCTTATACGGTATCGAGGTAAACCTAAATCCGATGGTTACTATTTTGGACCTTATACAAGTGCTCTAGCTGCTCGCCATACTTTAGATTTAATCCAACGCATTTTTCCCTTAAGGCAATGTTCTGATCAGGAGCTAGTCCGTCGTCATCGCCCCTGCATTCTTTATGATATCAAACGTTGCATAGCCCCTTGTGTCAATAAATGTACAAAAGAAGAGTATGATCATTACATGGATGGGGCTATCAAGTTTTTAAGGGGGCAAGATAAGGAAGTTTTGCAAGATTTAAAAGCTGAAATGGAGCGCCAGTCGGAAGCTTTAGAGTTTGAAAGGGCAGGAGAGATTTTACAGACCATTCGTCAGATTGAGAAAACGATTGAAACGCAAAAAGTAGATAAACCTCTCGGGGAGGATGCGGATGCT
Coding sequences within it:
- the cyoD gene encoding cytochrome o ubiquinol oxidase subunit IV, translated to MKDNLYPIKTPQASRHGCFKSYGLGFALSIVLTLAAYIIVQEHLFTGKVLVAALVSLGIMQALIQLLFFLHLKEEDKPRWNLVALTFMIAVIAILVVGSLWIMNDLDERLMSMQEMFHPSE
- the cyoE gene encoding heme o synthase — encoded protein: MIKTYYMLTKPGIIAGNAVTTFGGFMLASKGPFNFWLFCLTLLGLSLVIASACVFNNYMDREIDKKMARTKDRALVKGLVSEKNALIYGTFLGLLGMGVLALYANFLTAMIALAGFLFYVVVYGLWKYRSSYGTVIGSLAGGVPPVVGYCAASNQLDLGAFLLFTIMVLWQMPHFFAITLYRLEDYAAASIPVLPLEKGIYATKIQMWLYIMAFIVATVMLTFMGYTGYAYLTVAVLMGLMWYVLCLKGFKSDNDKQWARQMFLFSIVVIMVECFMMAIDRV
- a CDS encoding glycine--tRNA ligase, which codes for MITFQEVLRRLSLFWEQQGCIIHQGYDLEVGAGTFNPATFLRCLGPEPYRAAYIEPSRRPADGRYGTNPNRLQHYFQYQVILKPSPSHIQDLYLKSLEAIGFNLSEHDIRFVHDDWEAPTLGAWGLGWEVWMDGMEVTQFTYFQCVGGLNLKPITGEITYGIERLAMYLQKVNNIFDLQWNEEITYKDIYHRNEVEWSHYNFENASTEMWFRHFNDFEKEAQALMAASLPLPAYDFVMKASHAFNILDARGAISVTERTGYIARIRNLTKQIAESYTKSREQLNYPLLGKFNSAPLSGNEEIIAPTLSKEEEIEMFDPNKKETFLLEIGSEELPASFVSLGCQNLEKTFKAFLNKEGIAHGDIKTYGTPRRLTLYVEDLPYLKPPQILEKKGPSLEQAYSIDGQLKPAGEGFFRSLGIPPISLATIREAPCGSVRIQQIKGIDYLFASMETPGIPTTQILAKNLPNLILSLDFPKKMRWGSLEISYARPLRWITCLHGTHIIPFSVGNIQAGRKSFGHRQLCPGAFALDKAQEYVEILKKHQVMVDMAEREHTIITALNKLEQSLQAKIICREAVIPQVLNLVEWPQVTYAYFNASFLNVPKEVLISEMVEHQKYFPVADAHGQLQNIFIITADNNPSDYIRAGNERVLSARLSDGAFLYEQGLKVSLDFYNEKLKQVTFQAHLGSVWDKVKRIVSHVEILQKLLNRGSLEKAKRAAWLCKADLASEMVYEFPNLQGTIGKYYALASGEDPEVAEALDEHWMPRGEHAPLPQTLTGTLVSLADKIDNLIGCYCVNLKPTSSSDPYALRRQALGVIKMLINGRYRLPLMEVFRQCLNHFPEALIKDKEHLLQEIEAFITNRIKSVFQEYELFKDEIEASLSSNFSDIYDTFCKAKSLHHFRQTNKKFPLLFEVYKRAKGQLANIPSTAFSKESLKENAEKNLNALLDQKQIQLTQAITSHDYDKAYELIADIQPALAQLFDEVKILADDLKLRDNRIALLQRVFDMFSQLLDFSKISEK
- the rlmN gene encoding 23S rRNA (adenine(2503)-C(2))-methyltransferase RlmN, giving the protein MTNFCDLTYSELVDWLETYEEKKFHARQLFEWVYKKSILDWDLMSNLSKPLREKLKKGLLLPTLQLVKVTPSTDLETYKFLWKLRDGNLVESVLICSGDRRTVCVSSQVGCPANCAFCASGKQGFFRNLRPGEIVEQIVQINHWLKQKEERVCHVVYMGMGEPLKNYEAVMKSIHLIIDEETLNISQRRITVSTVGIVDGIKRLSTENLKVNLVLSLHAPNQNIRKKIIPYARKYPLEDILAAMDEYSMKTKRDITYEYTLIAGINDHPDHAHELAHLLKGKQCTVNLIPYNPIPNVRLQRPDRKAIKEFRSVLFGCKIVNTCRYTKGDDIAAACGQLAMQQQNLQKPALAMMPE
- a CDS encoding DUF6444 domain-containing protein, which produces MMKPTYEDLFILVQHQSQMVFEQEQTIKRLEKRILELEKMLNLPPINSSKEPSSERKKNRHSPKRGAKP